From the Megalops cyprinoides isolate fMegCyp1 chromosome 21, fMegCyp1.pri, whole genome shotgun sequence genome, one window contains:
- the krit1 gene encoding krev interaction trapped protein 1, translating to MGNEDNLEDAFVAVIRPKNAVSLTSKEYRAKAYEILLIEVPLEGKEKKRKKVLLGTKIHTGSDTSRSILEYVDETTKPISNSQGFIGKRVVYMKKFPLEGENAGKEASLFIVPINVKDNSKPTYSPGSPNFYCLQDIMRVCSETSAHFSSITSKMLLALDKWLADQHSVPHAIPALFRPSPGERVKTNVSNPAYAPEGKQSEAPLHMGYTALEIKSKMMSLEKADMCIQNPLYGSDLQYTNRVDKVIINPYFGLGAPDYSKIQIPKREKWQHSMSSVTEDKERQWVDDFPLHRSACEGDTELLSKLLDSGFSVKQLDSDHWAPIHYACWYGKVEATKLLLEKGNCNPNLLNGQLSSPLHFAAGGGHSEIVQLLLQHPEIDRHIEDQQKRSPLQVCEENKQNDWEETVKYLQQANNKPYEKVRIYRMDGSYRSVELKHGNNTSVQQIMEGMRLSQETQQYFTIWICSENLSLQLKPYHKPLQHLRIWTEIVTDLTVLDPQRETPQLFLRRDVRLPLDVEKKVEDPLSILILFDEARHCLLKGFYPSPDSKLITLASLLLLIIYGNYESKKHKQGFLNEENLKSIVPISKVKSKAHHWTNRILHEYKSLSTSEGVSKEMHHLQRLFLQNCWDIPTYGAAFFTGQVFTKASSSNHKVIRVYVGVNTKGLHLMNMETKVLLISLKYGSFMWQLGQADQYFQIHSLENKMNFIVHTKQAGLIVKLLMKLSGQITPNDRSLTDKYAYG from the exons ATGGGCAACGAAGATAACCTTGAAGATGCGTTTGTTGCTGTAATTCGTCCGAAGAATGCTGTCAGCCTCACCTCCAAAGAATACAGGGCTAAAGCGTATGAA ATACTTTTGATAGAAGTTCCTCTggaaggaaaagagaagaaaaggaagaaggtTCTTCTAGGGactaaaatacacacaggcagTGACACTTCCAGGTCCATCTTGGAGTATGTTGATGAAACAACGAAACCGATATCTAATAGCCAAGGTTTCATAG GGAAGCGTGTGGTGTACATGAAGAAGTTTCCCCTAGAGGGGGAAAATGCAGGGAAAGAAGCCTCTTTATTTATAGTGCCAATCAATGTCAAAG ACAACAGCAAGCCCACCTACAGCCCTGGGAGCCCTAATTTCTACTGCCTGCAGGACATCATGCGCGTGTGCAGTGAGACCAGCGCACACTTCTCCTCCATCACGTCCAAAATGCTCCTTGCCCTAGACAA GTGGCTGGCAGACCAGCACAGCGTACCCCACGCCATCCCAGCCCTGTTCAGGCCATCTCCGGGGGAGCGGGTGAAGACGAATGTCAGCAACCCAGCCTACGCCCCGGAGGGCAAGCAAAGTGAGGCACCACTGCACATGGGCTACACAGCACTGGAGATCAAGAGCAAAATGATGTCGCTGGAGAAGGCAGACATGTGCATCCAGAACCCGCTGTATGGCTCTGACCTGCAGTACACAAATCGA GTAGACAAGGTGATCATTAACCCATACTTTGGCTTGGGTGCTCCGGACTACTCCAAAATCCAGATCCCAAAGAGGGAGAAGTGGCAGCACAGCATGAGCAGTGTGACTGAGGACAA GGAACGGCAATGGGTGGATGACTTCCCGCTGCATCGCAGTGCCTGCGAGGGTGACACGGAGCTCCTCTCCAAGCTGCTGGACAGTGGCTTCTCCGTCAAACAGCTGGACAGTGACCACTGGGCCCCCATCCACTACGCGTGCTG GTATGGAAAGGTGGAGGCCACCAAGTTGCTGTTGGAGAAAGGGAACTGTAACCCCAACCTGCTGAATGGGCAGCTCAGTTCTCCCCTGCACTTtgcagctggaggagggcaCTCTGAAATAGTACAGCTGTTGCTACAGCACCCCGAAATAGACAGG CACATTGAGGATCAGCAGAAAAGGTCACCTTTGCAAGTATGTGAAGAGAACAAGCAGAACGACTGGGAGGAAACAGTGAAGTACCTCCAGCAAGCCAACAACAAACCT TATGAGAAGGTTCGGATCTACCGCATGGATGGCTCCTACCGCTCTGTGGAGCTTAAACACGGCAACAACACGTCGGTGCAGCAGATCATGGAGGGCATGCGCCTTTCGCAGGAGACGCAGCAGTACTTCACCATCTGGATCTGCTCCGAGAACCTGA GCCTGCAGCTCAAGCCGTACCACAAGCCCCTGCAGCACCTGCGCATTTGGACAGAGATCGTCACTGACCTGACAGTGCTGgacccacagagagagactccGCAGCTGTTCCTGCGCAGGGATGTCAGGCTGCCCCTGGATGTGGAGAAGAAG GTTGAGGACCCCCTGTCCATCCTGATCCTGTTCGACGAGGCCCGCCACTGCCTGCTGAAGGGCTTTTATCCATCGCCCGACAGCAAGCTGATCACGCTGGCCAGCCTGCTGTTGCTGATCATCTACGGAAATTACGAGAGCAAGAAGCACAAGCAGGGTTTCCTCAA tgaGGAAAATCTTAAATCAATTGTCCCAATATCCAAGGTCAAAAGCAAAGCACATCATTGGACGAACAGAATTCTTCATGAATAcaag AGCCTCAGCACGAGCGAGGGGGTGAGCAAAGAGATGCACCACCTGCAGCGCCTCTTCCTGCAGAACTGCTGGGACATCCCCACGTATGGTGCTGCCTTCTTCACTGGTCAAGTCTTCACCAAGGCCAGCTCCAGCAATCACAAAGTCATTCGTGTCTATGTGGGGGTCAACACCAAAGGCCTGCACCTGATGAACATGGAGACCAAG GTGCTGCTCATAAGCCTGAAGTATGGCTCTTTCATGTGGCAGCTGGGCCAGGCTGATCAGTACTTCCAGATCCACAGCCTGGAGAACAAAATGAACTTCATCGTACACACCAAACAG GCTGGTCTCATTGTAAAGCTCCTAATGAAGCTGAGTGGCCAGATAACGCCAAATGACAGAAGCTTAACAGACAAGTATGCCTATGGATAA